A window of Elusimicrobiota bacterium genomic DNA:
GGCCGTGAAAGCCCCGAACAGCCAATACTGAAGCGTGGGCTCGATCATGGTTCTGGACAAAGCGTCGAATTCCAGAGTTCCTCCGCCCAAATTGTAAAGCGCGATCATGCCCAAGAGCATCAAGACGCTGCCCGCTAAAGTGAACAGTAAAAATTTAACCGCGGCGTAAACCCGCTCCGTGGAGCCCCAAACCCCGATCAAGAGAAAAATAGGCACAAGAATAAGTTCCCAAAACACGTAAAAAAGCAAAAGGTTCGCGGCCGCAAAAAGCCCGATCATGGCGGTCTCGGAAACAAGGAGCGCGCCGTAAAACGCGCGCGTGCGCGTTTCAACCGCGCGCCAGGAAACGGCCACGCACAAAATGGAAAGCAAGGCCGCCAGGAAAATAAACGGCAGGCTGATCCCGTCCACGCCCACGGAATACGCGATATTCCAGGAAGGAATCCAAAGCGCCTGCTCCGTAAATTGCAGTTGGGCCATCTGCTTGTCGAACAGAAAGAACAAGGGCAAGGACAAAACGAATGTCGCGACCGTCGTCAACAGCGCGATCCAGCGCGCGGCCCTGGCGCTAGGGAAAAGCATAATGGCCGCGGCCCCGGCCATGGGCAGAAAAATAATGGAACTCAGCATATGGTCCATCATTGCAAGACTGCCGCCATCATCATGGCCACAATGAGTCCGGCGGCCATGGCCAGGCCATAATCCTGGGCATTGCCTGTTTGCATGGGGCGAAGCCAACGGGAAGCGGCTTGGGTCAAACGCCCGACGCCATTGGCCGCTCCGTCGACGACGACTTGATCCAGCTTGCGTAAAATTTTAGAAACGCCCAGGACAAGGCCGGTTGTGAAAAACTCATAAATTTCCCCGACAACGCGCTGCTCAAAACGCAGCAGAGGGGCCGCCCCCCAGCGCATAAAGGCGCCGGCGCCGCGCCGATAAAACCAATCCGTATCCAAACTAATCGTGGGTTTGGGATCGAGCTGAGGCAGAAGAAGAAAAAATCCCAGCGCGGTAAAGCCAAGAAGCCCCAAAGTCGCGATGACGTGATGGACCGTATACGGCGCGTAATCCACGGCAAAAGGCAAATGCCGGTAAAGAAGTCCCGGAGCCACGCCGATCAAAATACAGGCCCCCGCGGCTAAGGCCATGGCCGCAAGCATATTCGACGGCGGCTCTTGAGCCGCGATGCCTTTATCCTTGCCGAAAAACATGTAATACGGAAGTTTGAGTCCGGTATGCAGGAACGTTCCCGCAGAAGCCATGGTTAATAAGAGAAATAACGCGGCCCGATGCGATTCCCCCGCCGCTGAAACAACCATGGCCTTGCTCACGAATCCGCTGAACAGCGGCACCGCTGAAATGGCGAACGCGCCGATCATGTACAAAAACATGGTGCGCGGCATAGTTTTATAAAGGCCGCCCATTTCGCTGAGATTTCTTAATCCGGTCATTTGCAGCACGGCCCCGGCGCCCATAAAAAGCAGCGCCTTGTAAAGAATATGGGCGAAGGCATGCGCCGTGGCTCCGTTTAAGGCCAGTTCCGTCCCCAGGCCGACCCCGCAGACCATGTAACCCACCTGGCTGATGATGTGATAAGCCAACAGGCGGCGCGCGTCGTTTTCAAGAACGGCGTAAACAACGCCATAAAGGGCCATGGCTGCGCCGAGCCAAGCTAAGAGTTCGGTGCCCGGATAGCCGCGGATTAAAGCGTATACCGCTGATTTGGTGGTGAAGGCCGTCAAGAAAACCGCTCCGGTGGGCGTGGCCTCCGGGTAAGCGTCCGGCAGCCAGGCGCCTAAAGGCGGCACAGCCGCGTTTAATAAAAAGGCGATCAGAATTAAGAAAAAAGCCGGGCTGCCCGCGAAAGCGCCCATGTTGTCAAAAGCCAAAGAGCCGGTATCATTCCAATGAATCGCAGCTCCGGCCAAAAGGCATAAGCCGCCGACGACATGAACCAAAAGATAACGGAAACCAGCGGCTGTGGCTCGGGGATCACGCCTCAACCAAACAATCAAGACAGCGGCAACCGCCATCAATTCCCAAAAAATAAACAGCGCGAGGAAATCCCCGGCCAAGGTCACGCCAAGCGCTCCCCCCACGTACGTAAGGGCCGAGACGTGCTGAGCATCGTCGTTAACGTGAAGCGCGTACACCATCCCGATCAACGCCATGAGCGAAAAAACGTAACAGAAAACCAGGCTTAATTGATCCACCCGCCCGAAAACAATTTCCATGTCCAGGAACGACACCGCGCCATAAACGCCGGGTTGAAGCGACAGGCAGACAATGAAAGCCGCGGCCGGCAAAAGCACAAGATAGGTCTTTTGAACGCGCCCCTTAAGAAAAGGGACAAGCCAAGCGCCCACGATCAGCAACAAGCCGGGGTGGAGCCAGTTCATCATTGTTTATCTTGCTGCATTAAAGCTAACCGGGGCACACGCTAATGTCTTCGCCCTTTTCATTTCTTATTTCTCTACCGAAGAACTTTCCTTCGTAATTCCAGAATTCAATCTGTATTTATAAATGTTGCCCTCGTTGTCATGGCCTGAATCATCAAGAACAGCCCATTGCTCATCAGGGGAAATGTCAAACTTGCGGCCGCTGTCAAAAATAGGGCCCCAGTCAAGAACTTTCATTGGGGGCTCTGACCCATCAGCCTTGATTTTCCAGAGGCTCGGATGAGTGCTGTAATAAAAATATTGGCCATTTTTGGACCACTGAACATCCTCAACCTTTGTTTCCTGAGAAAACCGGCGTTGATTTTCCCTATTTAAGCCGATTAGCCAAATTCTCCGATACTCTTTCCAGGGCTTGCGAACTTCCTCGACGGCAATATAGGCCAAGGTGTCCTCTTTAGGTGACCAGTCACAGCAACGCTCCCACTTATTAGCCGGCAGGGGTGTAAATGGAAATTGATTTTTCCCGTCGCTATCCATGACCCAGAGCCGCGCATCGCGCGTAAACACCATCTGCTTGCCGTCAGGGGACCAGCAGGGATGCTGAGCCCTTTCTCCTAACGACTGGGCATTGGTCAATTGCCGTAGATCGGTGCCATCGATGTTCACCACAAAAATATCAAAAAGCCATATATTTTTTTTTGCATCCTTAGGACCAATTCCATAACTTTGAAAAGCGATCTTTTTGCCGTCAGGGCTCCAGGCGGGCGCCGAGCTGTTACGCAGCTTCTTGGTAATTTGCTTCTGCCTTTTGCCATTAACATCCATAACCCAGATATTCGTATAGCCTATCTTGTTGCTTGAGAAAGCTATCTTTGTCCCATCAGGGCTAAAAACAGGGTCCCTGCATCCTATGTCTCCCTTTACATCGGTGATGCGAATTCCCTGGGCAGAAAGAGGGGAGCATGAGAGGATAATGAATAGACCAAGAAAAGAGCACCTGGTCATAAGGTCGCTGCCAACCGGGACCAGGAGCCAATACGCTGGTTCTCCCTGGCTTTGCGGGCATTCTCAAGTTTTTGAATGAGGCTCTTGAGAATGCCGTCATTATCGATAAGATTAAGTTGTCTTGCCAGGCGCAGGTCAATTTCCAAACTTTGAAATGAAACAGTTTTAATTACAGATGAGGGTTGGCCTGGGATTGGGCTGTAAGATACTTGATAAACATCAATTTTCCCTGCCATTGTGAGGCCGGAAAATTGGGTGTCCAAGCTAGTTTGAGCGTTGGAATCAGTATTAATCAGATTTAAATGATAGCTCCCTTCCCCTGTGCCAACAACCTGAATGCTATAGAGACCTGGAGGGGCCGGGGTTAGCTCAAGATAAGCAAAACGTTCTTCATCATTGCCTTCCCCGGTGTCATCTCCCAACGAGGTATCGGACTCGTATGCGGCTCCAGGGATTTGCGTAACAAGAGAAGAAGCTAAAGGATCAAACCCTGTTTTTCTTCCTAGAGAATCAATCAGCAAAAGCTCGATGGGGGAGCGGCCTAATATATTGACGCTGCTGCTGTCGCCTGACTCTGGGGTCAAGACTCTTAAAGAAATGATCTTACGTTTTAGGGGATCGGAGATTCTGTTGAAGTATTCGGTTAATGTTTCGATATCGCTATTCCCTGGATCATTGATGGCGTAGGTTTCCCCTTGTTTGCCTTTGATCACCAAAAAATGGGTTTTGTCGGAAGTACCAATACTGTAAACCTTGACAATAACAGGCTGTTCTTTTAGCTCAAGGTCAACTTGTTCATTGGTGGGCTGGTCAATTCTGGTGTAGTGAAATGGCCGGTCTTGAGTATCAGTGTAGGCAGGGATTTTGGGGAAGATAAGATCAGCGCCATCAAAAGCATCGGCTTCTTTGAGGCCATTATTGAGGGTAAGGGGATTAACGTCAAAGCCATAGAATCTCAATATATTGCTGACAGTAACAACGGCGCAGCCGATGTTTCTAAACATCTGATTTTCCCCGGTACCATTGCCAACGAATTCGCCAGCCCAATCAACGTCTTCTCCAAATTGTTTATCATCATCTACCTCATGCGCTATGTCGCCGGATGCTCCCCCCACCGT
This region includes:
- a CDS encoding Na(+)/H(+) antiporter subunit D → MMNWLHPGLLLIVGAWLVPFLKGRVQKTYLVLLPAAAFIVCLSLQPGVYGAVSFLDMEIVFGRVDQLSLVFCYVFSLMALIGMVYALHVNDDAQHVSALTYVGGALGVTLAGDFLALFIFWELMAVAAVLIVWLRRDPRATAAGFRYLLVHVVGGLCLLAGAAIHWNDTGSLAFDNMGAFAGSPAFFLILIAFLLNAAVPPLGAWLPDAYPEATPTGAVFLTAFTTKSAVYALIRGYPGTELLAWLGAAMALYGVVYAVLENDARRLLAYHIISQVGYMVCGVGLGTELALNGATAHAFAHILYKALLFMGAGAVLQMTGLRNLSEMGGLYKTMPRTMFLYMIGAFAISAVPLFSGFVSKAMVVSAAGESHRAALFLLLTMASAGTFLHTGLKLPYYMFFGKDKGIAAQEPPSNMLAAMALAAGACILIGVAPGLLYRHLPFAVDYAPYTVHHVIATLGLLGFTALGFFLLLPQLDPKPTISLDTDWFYRRGAGAFMRWGAAPLLRFEQRVVGEIYEFFTTGLVLGVSKILRKLDQVVVDGAANGVGRLTQAASRWLRPMQTGNAQDYGLAMAAGLIVAMMMAAVLQ
- a CDS encoding PD40 domain-containing protein is translated as MTRCSFLGLFIILSCSPLSAQGIRITDVKGDIGCRDPVFSPDGTKIAFSSNKIGYTNIWVMDVNGKRQKQITKKLRNSSAPAWSPDGKKIAFQSYGIGPKDAKKNIWLFDIFVVNIDGTDLRQLTNAQSLGERAQHPCWSPDGKQMVFTRDARLWVMDSDGKNQFPFTPLPANKWERCCDWSPKEDTLAYIAVEEVRKPWKEYRRIWLIGLNRENQRRFSQETKVEDVQWSKNGQYFYYSTHPSLWKIKADGSEPPMKVLDWGPIFDSGRKFDISPDEQWAVLDDSGHDNEGNIYKYRLNSGITKESSSVEK